A single region of the Liolophura sinensis isolate JHLJ2023 chromosome 9, CUHK_Ljap_v2, whole genome shotgun sequence genome encodes:
- the LOC135474989 gene encoding RNA-binding protein 25-like, which yields MGDFDPKQFVNAPDQDVFESLKKEDLVKLGTFLGLSIKSSWRKRDMQHTLLKHLVEIGKFDSSALSDYEFEGQSDAELKFKQFELKLRLEKEEREKEREHERERQEKEREHEIELEKLKMQREREEREMQERERERELEFQMKKLEVERGEKPGPSGRQDSGFDVTKYIRLVPSFQEKEVDKYFLHFEKIANSLKWPKEFWTMLLQSVLIVKTMG from the coding sequence atgggagattttgatcctaaacagtttgttaatgcgcccgatcaggatgtttttgagagtttaaagaaggaagacttggttaagttagggacatttttaggtttgtccataaagtcttcatggaggaaaagagatatgcagcatactttgttgaaacatttagtggagataggcaagtttgatagttctgcattatcagattatgagttcgagggtcagtctgatgctgagcttaagtttaagcagtttgagttaaagttgagattggagaaagaggaaagagagaaagagagggaacatgagagagagaggcaagagaaagagagggaacatgagatagagttagaaaagttgaaaatgcagagagagagagaggagagagaaatgcaagaaagagagagggaaagagaattggagttccaaatgaaaaagttagaggttgagagaggtgagaaaccgggtccttccggtagacaggattcaggatttgatgtgaccaaatacattcggttagttccatcctttcaggaaaaagaggtggataagtattttctgcattttgagaaaattgcaaatagtttgaagtggcctaaagagttctggactatgttattacagagtgtgctaattgtaaagaccatgggataa
- the LOC135475685 gene encoding toll-like receptor 2 yields MHRPRHCMPTMLLFFCAALVSGFDQEPRCDFDVHLLFLNCSCHGWTSVPTREFLSHTRGIDLSFNNISVVKNRTFTKLLSLEFLDLSNNIIKTLESSAFEGLANLLTLNLSFNHLEFTSEVFTPQLFAPLENLRSILIKRSYGMIHPLWEGLDAAFGKLTNLTTFIADLPYLFCFEEGFRQLTKLNKISNEGQAMNNYCGIGVLYNNVTFRYLKNIPLRELRLINCDINIIFPGAFDDLISLEVLDLSYNNFLGLHTALQSLRSFHGRNMTEINFAMVNTNAPDSNNTVVNSEDFAHLSAICVKSVDLSQNSVVSIDVPVQPRLWLDCLEKLNISYHSFLEIPLNLRLHGSKTLKYLDLSHERAMPQHKHDMSVNKKNLIIVYTLPPTLFWLSFSSCWNWFTSDTEVTFSRNNLRYLELAFVNIDQCRDMPMRGLSNLTSIDLSGMSCPVIYPQYFQYLRSITKLSLANSVQMDLALTSTTLPFVLLNILEEIDLSENNLFDIHQELFHNNTQLKSVNLANNKLQRLPKTVQDVSELKVLDLTSNVFTHLQTQEMRTIDNWLAKSGSFELRLGNNPLQCTCDTIMFTRWIVQMEDILDNPNSYTCLLSNGTRLPFSTFRKLLTDFEVQCVSHTYLIISVVSVSTLIVLLLLFAGIYRYRLNLRYWLYTKLMPPEDMFVDQVYTYDAFVAYTCDDYEWVIRMLRPKLELVDDPIRLCVHDRDFIPGKPIHENIVDKMKESRKILLIISQGFLESRFGPLEIEYAGMKCLEEGRDDTILCVLMEDIPVRKMPRALRNLWHKITFLKWSDDAEQEAIFWRNLRAAVTPGRH; encoded by the coding sequence ATGCATAGGCCACGCCACTGTATGCCAACCATGCTGCTCTTTTTTTGCGCGGCCCTTGTTTCCGGCTTCGACCAAGAGCCTCGATGTGATTTTGATGTACATCTTCTCTTCCTGAACTGCAGCTGTCACGGGTGGACCTCTGTACCGACACGGGAATTTCTCTCACACACACGTGGAATTGACTTGAGTTTCAACAACATCAGTGTGGTAAAAAACCGCACATTCACAAAGCTTTTATCTTTGGAGTTTCTTGATCTTTCAAACAATATTATCAAGACTCTGGAATCGTCAGCTTTTGAAGGACTCGCAAACCTTTTGACACTGAATTTGTCCTTCAACCATCTCGAGTTCACTTCAGAGGTGTTCACGCCACAATTGTTTGCGCCTCTAGAAAACCTGAGATCCATACTAATCAAAAGGTCATACGGAATGATTCACCCTTTATGGGAAGGGCTTGATGCTGCTTTTGGTAAGCTTACCAATCTTACGACGTTTATTGCTGATTTACCCTACTTATTTTGCTTTGAGGAGGGCTTTAGGCaattaacaaaactgaacaaaatttcaaatgaaggCCAAGCAATGAATAATTACTGTGGCATAGGAGTTCTCTATAACAATGTAACTTTTCGTTATCTTAAAAACATACCCCTCCGAGAATTACGACTTATAAATTGCGATATAAACATCATATTTCCCGGCGCGTTCGATGACTTGATATCGTTGGAAGTTCTTGATCTTAGCTACAATAATTTCTTGGGACTACACACCGCTCTTCAGAGCTTACGTTCTTTCCATGGTAGGAATATGACAGAAATTAACTTTGCGATGGTAAATACAAACGCCCCAGATAGTAATAACACGGTTGTCAACTCAGAGGACTTTGCGCACTTGAGTGCTATATGCGTAAAATCTGTAGACTTGTCACAGAATTCTGTTGTTAGTATCGACGTTCCTGTTCAGCCTAGACTGTGGCTGGATTGCCTGGAAAAACTGAATATATCCTACCATTCCTTCCTTGAAATACCTCTTAATCTCCGTCTTCATGGGAGCAAGACCTTGAAATACTTGGATTTAAGTCATGAAAGGGCTATGCCACAGCATAAGCATGATATGTCAGTTAACAAAAAGAATTTAATAATAGTCTATACTTTACCGCCAACACTGTTTTGGCTTAGCTTCAGCAGTTGCTGGAATTGGTTCACAAGCGACACAGAGGTTACCTTTTCCCGTAACAATCTTCGCTATCTCGAGTTAGCTTTTGTCAACATAGATCAATGCAGGGATATGCCGATGAGAGGCCTATCGAATTTGACAAGCATAGACTTATCCGGTATGAGCTGTCCAGTAATTTATCCACAGTATTTCCAATACTTGAGAAGTATTACCAAACTTTCTCTCGCCAACTCAGTACAAATGGATTTAGCTTTAACGTCTACGACTCTCCCTTTCGTTTTACTGAACATTCTAGAGGAGATTGACCTCTCGGAAAACAATTTGTTCGACATACACCAAGAGCTTTTTCACAACAACACACAGCTGAAATCAGTCAATCTGGCCAACAATAAGCTACAACGCTTACCCAAAACTGTACAAGACGTGAGTGAACTGAAAGTACTGGACTTGACCTCCAATGTCTTCACTCATCTACAAACACAAGAGATGAGAACAATCGACAACTGGCTGGCCAAATCTGGCTCTTTTGAACTCAGGTTAGGGAATAATCCTCTTCAATGCACATGTGACACAATTATGTTTACCCGGTGGATCGTTCAGATGGAAGACATCCTCGATAATCCTAACAGTTACACGTGCCTACTGTCGAATGGTACTCGGCTACCTTTTTCGACATTCAGAAAACTGTTAACGGACTTTGAAGTGCAATGCGTTAGTCACACTTACTTGATAATATCCGTGGTGAGCGTCTCGACGCTTATCgttttgcttttgttgtttgCTGGGATATATCGTTACCGTCTCAACCTCCGATACTGGCTGTATACTAAACTCATGCCACCCGAGGACATGTTTGTTGATCAGGTATATACCTATGACGCTTTTGTGGCCTACACCTGTGATGATTACGAGTGGGTGATTCGAATGCTGCGTCCGAAACTAGAATTGGTGGACGATCCCATAAGACTTTGTGTTCATGACAGAGACTTCATTCCTGGAAAGCCGATTCATGAAAATATCGTggataaaatgaaagaaagtcGTAAAATCCTATTAATCATCAGTCAAGGGTTCCTGGAATCCCGATTCGGCCCTTTGGAAATCGAGTACGCTGGTATGAAATGCCTGGAAGAAGGTAGAGACGACACAATCTTGTGTGTGCTGATGGAGGATATCCCAGTTCGGAAGATGCCGAGGGCATTGAGAAACCTGTGGCATAAGATCACTTTCCTGAAATGGAGCGATGATGCCGAACAAGAGGCTATCTTCTGGCGGAACCTTAGGGCTGCTGTCACACCAGGACGCCACTGA